The following DNA comes from Brassica oleracea var. oleracea cultivar TO1000 chromosome C5, BOL, whole genome shotgun sequence.
TCTTAATGTTCCTGTAATGTCACCCGCTAGACCCTAAGATTAAAAGGCCTTTTATAGCTTTTGATTCCCTTTAATGCCTTTCCTTACCCTCTGGGCTCTGACAAAACTTGTTGATAAAATTTTTTAAAAAGTTCAAAGGTAACAACAAGGCAGCACCAAAACCAACACTGGCACACTGCATAGTGCATACAAATAAGATTTTTACTTAGGTTACATTCATCTCGTTTTACATTTTCATTCTTCATTCATGAAACCAAGATGACATTCTTCAATCCTACATCCCGCGATTCTATTCAATCCTAAAGCAAGAAAGTGTTTCCTCAGTACAAGACTGACTTCACATGTCGTTGTCAATGATGTCACGCATCATCTGTATTGGAATCAGCCCTTCTGTCCTGATTGCATCTTTGCTTGGGTCAGGACTGATGAAGAACAATGTAGGTAATCCCCGAACCTGCATTCATATCATCAAGATTTTGTTATTTTAACGAATTACATTGATATGCTGAGAGCAGACTGATGAGAAAAAAAATAGAAGGTGAGAGTAAGAGTTTACCTGCATGTCGCGAGCAAACTCGTACTCATCATCTGTATCAACTTTCACAATCATTGCATTGCTCTCATACTCTACTGCAAGCTGTTTTACAAGAGCAACATTACCCAACACAAGTATAACGAGATTTGCAGAGTAATAGCAATACACAGACACAATTAAAAAGAATATTCTGAGTTTCTTCAATCACACAGTTTCAAACAATTTATTTTGTAAACGAAAACATGTCAGCTTCACCATAATGAATGAAATAAAATAATAGAAGAGAGACTTGATTCACGAGAAGAGTTTTTTAATATCTTAAGCAATGCCCAAACCAAGACCATAGACTAAGCATTTTCATAGTGCCCCTATAAAGCTTGAGCTGTCAAGGCTACAAATACAATTCACTAAGATAGTCACAATTATCCTGTAATATACTACTTGGCAAGAGAACCTTATATCACATTCCAAGATTCAAGCAAACATAACGAACAACCGGTACCATTTCGAGTTCCTGGGCCATCAAGATACAAGGTCCACACCAAGTAGCATAAAAATCAACAATCAACGGCACCTTCCTCTCTCCTTTCACCAGTTCTTGAAGTTCTTGAGCTGACAATTTCCTCTGCCAAATCATTAAGAAAACAAAAGGATGCCACGAGCAGTGAGGCCCCTCAACTATAAGATTCAAATTGAACAATATGGAGACAAGAGTCAGTACCACAAGATAATCTTCTCTAACAAACTTTCCACGAGGTGGAGGGCAGAGAAGCTTCCGAGGATGCGTCAGCGGCGAGAATGGCAAGTTCCCGGCGGTGGAGGAGGAGAACGGCGAGGCTCCCGGTCGAGTTTTCCTCCGGAGAAAGAGAGACGACGGAGCGTGGAGTGTGGACAGAACCGGCGAGAACGGGACGGTGAGGCGAGGAAGTGTTCTGGATTGAACAAGAGCCATTTTGAATGGTTTTTCTTATTAACTCTCGATGGGTTTTAGATGATAAGGCAAGAACAAAAAAAAAAAGTGTTTTTAATTCCGACAATACTGTACTTTTTTTCGCAGACAAAATGACTCGTAATGTCAGAACTTGAGTGTTCATTATATGGGCTTTAAATGAATCCAAATGGGCCGAGTATTTGTTTTAGGTCCATACGATCTATTAGGGGGCACTTTAGTCATTTAAAACATTACTATAAAATTCAGCAATGGATTAGGGCTTTTGTTGCAGTGGCCGTATTAGTATCGTGGAAAGCAAAGCCTAGCCGATCAGATCTCCCCTCTATCTATCTTCCTTACACAGGTTTTGCCTCTTATCTTTGTCTTGTTTATTTAGCTTGTTTTCGTTCGTTGTTTGATTGAATGTCGTCGTATATTATGTGGTGTTAATAGAAATGGCCAAGTCGAAGAATCACACCGCGCATAACCAGTCGGCTAAGGCCCACAAGAACGGAATCAAGAAGCCCAGGAGGCACCGTCACACTCCCACCAGAGGAGTAAGTCTTTATTGAAAAAGTTTAAAACTAACTAAGGAGACTTTGATTTTTGAGTTTAGGAGTTTGATTTTTGCTTTGATGAAATGTTACAGATGGACCCAAAGTTCTTGAGGAACCAGAGGTACGCTAGGAAGCACAACGTCAAGAGCGGCGAGAATGCCACCACTGAAGACTAAGCTTTTGTATTCTCTGAAACTCGTTTAGTAGACAAAAGAACCAGTTTTACTTTTTATCTTTTCGTTTGATTTATGTTTCCGCAAATGGTTTGTGTACTCTTTCAATCCAGGCCTTTAATTTAATATCAGAGATTTTAATGAGGTTGCATTTCTTGATTTGATTTATCTCGTTCAACTGTTCCGGTCTAATTTTTGTAGAATTTTAATCTGAAAGCTACCTATATTTAGGGTATGTCTAAGTGAATCACCATCGCCTCTCTGTTCTTGTTCGTATATCTCTTAGGGTCTTACCATTTTCTATTTTAGTTTTGTGACATTTGGCTAGCTTCAGCTAGTATGAAGCCGTAGTTGATTTGCCATCAATTGATCTCAGTCATGTGTTGTCTGTCTCGTGAATAGATCCTTTGTGTGTTGTTACAGTATTAACATCAACTACATGCAAAAGTTAAAAACTTTCATTTGCATAATTTAACGCAAAATACACTTGGATATTGTAGTATCTAGCTAATGGTCTCAATTTTCAATTTGCTGATGTAGTGAAAATACTTTTACAATAATTTAATAAGCTCTGTACTAAAAATGAAAACTAAAACCATGGCGGGTATAAATTAGTAAAGAGGTTAGGGTTCTTTCGTTCTGATTAGTATCAACAGTTAACATGAAGATTACACACTGTATCGAAGTTGAAAGTGAAGTTGTCTCTCCCTCGAAATTAAACTTTATAAAAACGAAGCCCATGCCCAATGGGCTTTAAATAATTCGTAATAGTGTAGCTTACCCCTTCCTTGCGTCTCCTTTTTTATTTCGCTCTTGATCCATTTACCAACAACTTAAAGCCAGGTGGGTATTTAGTTCAGACGATCACTAATCTCACAGACGTGAACCGCCAAAATCCCACCTGGCGTCTTTTAATTGGATTAAACGCGTTTTATACAGACTCGCGGGAAGAGAGCGCGTGTGAGTGTATGATATAGCTTTTCAGTGGATATCGATGGTATCTAAGGGTATAAATGGAATATCGTCCATAGCGTATCAGAATTATAATATTTTCCCACTGCCTCCTAATAATTATTATTTTTCTTTCCTTTTTTTCCTTTCTTCTCTCCTCTGTCGCGTTTTCGAAGGTCGGAGAAAGCTTTCGCAGAAGAAAAATAAAATAAAAAAGCTAGAGAGAGAGAGAGAGAGAGTATGGTGGTTAGGGTTCCCTGTTCGATTTCGTTCCCTTCCGAGAGCTGAATCTCCCTTCTCTTTAGCCTTCGCCTAACTCATCTCCTTGCTTCCAAAACCCTAACTTCGCTTTCTCGGCTCGATTTGGTGTTGGAGGTGGAGAAACCAGTGATGGGCGCCGCACCGGAGAAGTCGCAGTCTAATTCCAATTTGTTGCAGGTGTCTATCTCTCTCAGCTCTCGCTTTGGTCACTTGATTCGAGCTGTGTGGGTTTCTTCGATTAGTAGAACATAAGTTAATTTTGTTTCCTTACTTGTGTGTGTTATTAATTTGATAAATTCATGGTTGCCTAGCGAATCACTGTGCAATTCAATTGATACCTGAGTTTTAGAGCACCAAAAAGTATTGTTTCTGAGATTTATTTTGATAGTGAGAAAACTCTTGAAACTTGTTGAATTGAGAGAAAGTATATGTTTTTTATTGTGTGTATCAATTGTTTTTTTTTTTTTTTCAGAGAGTGAAGGTGTATCATTTGAATGAAGATGGTAAATGGGATGATAGAGGAACTGGGCATGTAAGCATCGACTATGTGGAGGTCTGTTGTGATTCTAATAATTTCTCTCCTACTGTCTTTATTCTGCAAATAAACTTTTAGAACTTTGTATCTAAATTGAAATGATGGATGATGCAGCGTTCTGAAGAACTCAGTCTATGTGTAGTCGATGAGGAAGATAACGAAACGTTACTTGTGCATCCTATCAACACTGAGGATATTTACAGGAAGCAAGAAGGTAGGCCTTTTTGTCCGTCGTTTCTTTATTAGCTATGCTGTCTATTTGGTTTCTGTTTGTTTTTGGTGTGGATAAGGTGGTGTTTTGTCAATGTACAGACACAATAATTTCGTGGAGAGACCCTGAGCGCTCAACAGAATTGGCTTTGAGCTTTCAAGAGACTGCCGGGTGCTCTTATGTATGGTTAGTGAAGAAATTTCTCCCATTATCCATGTCTATTCGTCCTACATCTCCCAATACTCTTGACTGGAATTACTGTTTTTGTAATATTCAGGGATCAAATCTGCAGTATGCAACGAAATTTGCATTTCGGCTCTCTGAACAGTAAGAATTTCCGTCTGGAGTATTTATATAAGTATTTTATATCGACGGCTGATTATGTAATCATCTGTGATTGAGCAGGCGAAACATTTCACAGCCTGAATAGTGAGTTGAAGGAGCTTCCTGCTGTAGAGCTTACTACACTTCCTCTAATACTGAAGGTTTTAAGATTCTAGTACCCTATGCTTTATTCATTTCTCATATGTGGTGATTTATCGGTTTTCCGTTTTCCAAATATTTTGTTTTCTCTTTCCATCTTTCCTGCAGATTGTTACAGAGAGCGGCATGACAGATCAGATGCGTCTTACTGAAATTATATTGAAGGATGTAAGTTATCAAGTAATCTTGTCCTTGCCACTTGCCATTATGCCAGTTCAATTTAGTGTGATATTTGAGCTTGCACTCTCTCTGGGAAATCTTATTCCACGCTTAAACTTTCCTCTAATTCTGTTAATGGTGTTTTGTTTTCTGACAAGCCCTAGCAATAACATGTCCTTTGATACAGTTTGAGCCCTATGTTGTTTTATTTTCATCTTTAGACTACTCAAAGTTTGTGATTTGAGTTTCAACTCGTAAATTTGTAATAGTGGCAATAGTATATCATGTCTTGAGGTGTACATTCTGGAACCTTATAACACTAAATTTTCACTTGGTGCAGCATGATTTCTTCCGGAATCTGATGGGTGTGTTTAAAATATGTGAGGAATTGGAAAATGTTGATGGTCTTCACATGATATTCAATATCGTCAAGGGAATCAGTTAGTATACTCATACATATCATTATCAGTTTTCCATCCACATTTCAGAAAATTTCCCTTGATGTCCAGCATTTCTTATATCTTTTGTATGCAGTTCTGCTCAACAGTTCTCAGATCCTTGAGAAAATATTTGGAGATGAGCTGATCATGGAAATTATCGGATGCCTTGAGTGTAAGTTTGAACCTAAATAATCCCTTAGTGCTTTGGAGGTGTATATATTTAGCACTGGCCTTGTAGGAACTTACACTGTTGATGAATCTTCTTGCGGTTTCAGGTCTTAGTTATATATGGACATCAATAGCTTATGTTTCTTGATTATTAGGTGGATTATGAAATAGAATTGTTCACGAGGGTTTCCGTATGCGACTATAGATATTATAGCCAATCTGTTGCTTTCTTTGTTTCTTGTCCGTTGCCTCATATTTAGCAATATTTGACGCTGCATGTTGATTCTCCTGATAGATGATCCTGGTGTTCCTCACTCGCAGCATCACCGGAATTTTCTGAAGGAACATGTCGTTTTTAAGGAGGTAACGCAGTGTTCCCCGTTTTATTGATTGCATGTAGTTCAGGACTAGTTAACGTAGGCTGGATTCAGAAGGAATAGTAGGTACGCTTTCCGTTTACAAGAACATAATATGCCTACTTGAAATATTAGAGGATGTTTCTTTTTTTGTAAGAACTCACTATGGATACTTTGGGATTTACTTTCCTTGACTTTTAGAGCAATTAATCATGGATGTTTGAATTTTGTTTGGATTCTTTAGCATAGCTCTTTATTTTTACAGGCAATACCAATTAAAGATCCCTTAGTCCTGTCAAAGATACACCAAACCTACAGAATCGGTTACTTGAAGGTTGGATCCCATAGTTTGTTATTTTTCGAACTCTTATGCCTT
Coding sequences within:
- the LOC106294635 gene encoding thioredoxin-like protein CITRX, chloroplastic; protein product: MALVQSRTLPRLTVPFSPVLSTLHAPSSLFLRRKTRPGASPFSSSTAGNLPFSPLTHPRKLLCPPPRGKFVREDYLVRKLSAQELQELVKGERKVPLIVDFYATWCGPCILMAQELEMLAVEYESNAMIVKVDTDDEYEFARDMQVRGLPTLFFISPDPSKDAIRTEGLIPIQMMRDIIDNDM
- the LOC106294637 gene encoding 60S ribosomal protein L29-1-like, yielding MAKSKNHTAHNQSAKAHKNGIKKPRRHRHTPTRGMDPKFLRNQRYARKHNVKSGENATTED